The sequence below is a genomic window from Curtobacterium sp. MCPF17_002.
CGCCGCCGTTGTCGGCGAGGCGGGCGAGGACGTCGTCGGGGACGTTCCGCGGGTGGTCGTTGACGCCGACGGTCGACGAGTGGCTGAACACGACCGGCTGCGTGGCGACGTCGAGGGCGTCACGCATCGTCGCCGGTGCCGTGTGCGACAGGTCGACGAGCATGCCGATCCGCTCCATCTCCGCAACGACCTCGCGACCGCGGTCGGTCAGCCCGCCGTGCTCGCGGGCGCCCGTCGCCGAGTCCGCCCACGGAGTGTCGTCGTTGTGGGTGAGGGTCATGTACCGGACGCCGAGCCGGGCGAGGGTGCGGAGCACGGCCAGGTCGTCGCCGATGGAGTGACCCCCCTCGGCCCCGAGCAGCGAGGCGATGCGACCGGAGTCGATCGCCGCCCGGACCTCGACCGCCGTGCGCGCCAGCGCGAGCGACTCCGGGTACCGCTCGATGATCCGGTGCGCGACGTCCACCTGCTGCAGGGTGGTGCGGACCGGGTCCGGGTCGTCGGCCGGCACGAACACGGACCAGAACTGCCCGACGACGCCGCCCGCGCGGAGCTTCGGCAGGTCGGTGTGCAGCGAACCGTCCTCGGAGTCGATGCCCTCGACGCCTGAGTCGTGACCGTCGCGACGCTCCCACGGCAGGTCGTTGTGGCCGTCGATGACCGGGAACGGGAGCGCGTCGAACGTCATCCCACGACGCTACCGTCCGTCCCGCCGTCGTTAGGCTCGGCCCATGGAACCCGTCACGCTCCGCACCGATCGGCTCGTGCTCTCCGTCCCGGAGCCCACGGACTCCGACGACGTCGTGGCCTACGCGAACGACCCGGACGTCATCGCGTACACACCCGTACCGGTGCCGTACGGCCATGCCGAGGCGAAGCACTGGATCTCCGAGGTCGTCCGGCCCGGGTGGACAGCCGGCACACGCTACGAGTTCGGGGTCCGTCGCGCCGATGACCTCCGGCTGCTCGGCACCGTCGGCCTGTTCGGCTTCGTCGACGGCGCAGCCGAGATCGGCTACGCGATGCACCCGGACGGCCGCGGGAACGGGTTCATGACGGAGGCGGCGCGGGCTGTCCTCGACTGGGCCTTCGCGCCGGAGCCGCACGGGCTCGGGTTCGCGCGGGTGCAGTGGCGGGCGATCGCGACGAACACGCCGTCCGCGGCGATCGCCGAGCGGCTCGGCCTCCGGTACGAGGGCCGGCTCCGCTCCGGGGTGTTCCACCGCGGCGAGCGCCACGACCAGCTCATCGCCGCGGTGCTCCGTGACGACGACCGATCGGCGCCGACGGTCTGGCCGACCGCGTGACGGTGTCGTTCCGCGTCGTCACCGAGCTCGACGCGCCGCCGGAGCGCGCGTTCGCGCTGTCCCTCGACATCGGTGCGCACGAACGGTCGATGGCGGCGAGCAGCGAACGTGCCGTGGCCGGCACCACTTCCGGCACGATCGGGTTGGGTGAGACCGTCACCTGGCGCGCGCGGCACTTCGGGGTCGTCTGGCAGATGACGAGCCGGATCACCGCCCTGGAGGCTCCCCACCAGTTCATCGACGAACAGGTCCGTGGTCCGTTCGCCCGGTTCCACCACGTCCATCGCTTCGAGCCGTCGGCTCGCGGCACCCGGATGGTCGACGACATCGAGTTCCGAGCGCCGCTCGGCCCGCTGGGACTGGTGGCCGAGCAGGTCGCGCTGGCGCGCTACCTGCCGCGCCTCATCGCTGCCCGTAATGCGTCACTCGCCGCTGAACTCCGCGCCTCGGCCGGGGACTGACCAGGTGCCGAGATCGCACTTCGTGCCGGATCGGCGCCGGCGTCGGCCGCCGGAGTGCGATCTCGGCGACGAGCACGCGACGTGGGCGCGACGTCGGCGGTCACGGGGCCGTGAGCTCGCCGAGCGCGTCGTAGGCGTTCGCCACGGCGTCGACCCGCGTCCGCCCGCTCGGTCCGGACGCCTCGTACACGTCGTTGGCGATCGCGGCGACGACCGCGAACAGCGCCGCCATCGAGTCGAACGCCGACGGGGAGTCCACCGGGCAGAGGATCGCGGTGGCGGCAGGGGCCGCGATGACCGCGGCGGTGGGGTCGCCGAGCACGACGACGTCTGCCCCGGTGCCAACGCAGTGCCCGACGAGGCGCCCGACCCCGGACGCGTGCCGTCGCACCGTGACGATGACGACGAGGTCACGACGGTCGAGGTCGGCGACCTCTTCCCCGAGGCGCTGCCCGGGAGCCGGGCCGATCCGGACGTCCGGACGGACCTGAGCGAGCTGGGCGCGGAGCTGCAGGGCGATCGGGTAGGCGCCGCGCTCGCCGACCACGAGGACGCGTCGGGCCCGGACGATGCGACGCGCGAGCCGGGGGCGGTCCGCGCGGGCGAGCGAGGCGAACGCCGCGTCGAGGTTCCGCGACTCGACGGCGCGCTGGTCGACGTGGGCGGCGTCCTCCGCAGCCCAGGGCAGACCGGAACCCCGCGCGGACATGAGGTTCTGCCGGACCTCGGCGGCGTCCTGGAACCCGAGCGACCGGACGAGCCGCGAGACCGTGGCCTTCGACGTGCCCGACTCGGCGGCGAGCTCGGCCGAGGTGCCGACGAGCAGGAGCTCCGGATCGTGGCGCACCATCGCGGCGACGCGTCGTTCGGCCGGCGAGAGCTGCTCCCAGACGGAGTCGATGCGGGCGCGGACGTCGGGTCCGGCGGTGCTCATGCGCGGGCCGCCCGTTCGACGGCGACGGCGAGTGCGTCGAGTCCGAGGGCGATGTCCTCGGTCGACACGAACTCGTCCGGGTGGTGACTGATGCCGTCCGGGTTCCGCAGGAAGAGCATCGCGACGTCGGTCACGAGCCCGAGGGACATGGCGTCGTGCCCGGCGCGGGAGAACAACTCCATCGGCTGGGACTCCCCCGTCGACTCGATCCCGGCCCGGACGGCGTCCATGAGCCGCGGCGCGCAGAACACGGCGGGCGCCCGGTGCACCTCGGTCGGCGTCACGCTGACCCCGCGGCGTTCCCCGATGAGCGTGAACGCCTTCGTGAGCTCGTCCCAGACCCGGTCGCGTCCTTCGTCGAACTCACCGCGGAGGTCGACGGAGAACCGTGCCAGTCCCGGCACGACGTTGACCGCCCCGGGTTCGACGGTCATGGTGCCCACGGTCCCGACGTGCTGCGTCGCCCGGCAGATCCGCTCGACGGCGAGAGCGGCCTCGGCAGCGGCGAGCAGCGCGTCGTGCCGACGCTCGTACGGGGTGCCGCCGGCGTGCCGGGCTTCGCCGACGGCCTCGACGGTGAACCGCCGTGCGCTGGCGATGCTCGTGACGACGCCGAGCGCCTGACCGGCTTGTTCGAGGTACGGCCCCTGCTCGATGTGCGCCTCGAGGTAGCCGACGACGGCCGAGGGGTCCACGGCGGCCTCGGCGACGCGATCGGGCTCGAGCCCGAAGTCCGTGAACGCGTCGCGGAGGGTGACGCCCGCACCGTCCCGCAGGTCCCACCACGCTTCGTCCCACACCCCGGCGACCGCGGAGGACCCCAGCAGCGCCTTGCCGAACCGGGTGCCCTCTTCGTCGGAGAAGGCGATGACCTCGAGCGCGACGGGCAGCGGGCCGTCGGCGGTGAGCCGGGCGACGGTGCGGATCGCCATGAGGACCCCGACGATCCCGTCGTACCGACCGGCGTCGACCACGGTGTCGAGGTGCGAGCCGAGGAGCAGCACGGCGGCGTCCGGTGCGGCACCGTCGACCCGGCCGTGCAGGTTGCCGGCGGCGTCCTGCCAGGTGCGGAGCCCGGCGTCCTCCATCCAGCCCGCGACGAGGGTGTTGACCCGGGCGTGCTCGGGCGACAGGTAGACGCGGGTGATGCGGCCGGTCTCCTCGGTGACCAGGGCGAGTTCGTCGCACCAGCGTGCGACGAGCCCGGCGTCGACGGCGCCCAGGTCGGTGGCGGTGAGCACCGGGGTGTCGCTCACGCGGGGACCCCGGCGGCCGTGACGTCGGCCGGGGTACCGGCGTGGACGCCGAGCGCCGCGTAGACGTCGAGCGCCGCGTCGACGCCCCCGCCGTGCGGCACCGCGTGTCCGGCCCGGCGAAGGGCGTGCTCGAGCGCGGCGAGCGTCGTCACGACGGTGTCCTTCCGGGCGTTGTAGCCCATCGTGCCGATGCGCCACACCTTGCCGTGCAGGGGTCCGAACGACGTGCCGATCTCGATGCCGTGGTCGTCGAGCATCGCGGCGCGGACCTCGTCGCCGACGACGTCGGACGGGATCTCGACCGCGACGACGTTGTGCATCTTGTGCCCGAGGTCGCCGAAGACGCCGAGTCCGAGCGCCTGCACACCGGCGAGCATCGCGCGCCCGGCGGTCTCGTGCCGGGCGATGACCGCGGCACGGCCTTCCTCGAGCAGGATGCGGGCGCACTCGTTCGCCGCGTAGAGCATCGAGGCGGCCTCGGTGTGGTGGTTGAGCCGTCGCGGACCCCAGTAGTCGAGGATCATCGCGAGGTCGAGGTAGTTCGACCGGATCGGGTCGTCGGAGACCTCGTCGCCGGGCTCGCGGATTCCCGCCTCGACGCTGCGACGGCCGTCGAGCACGGACACGGCCTTCGGCGAGAGGGTGAGGGGCGCACTGCCGGACGGTCCGCCGAGGCACTTCTGCAGGCCGGCGCTGACGGCGTCGATCCCCCACGCGTCCACCTCGAGGGGGTTGCCGCCGATGGTGGCGGTCGCATCGGTGTAGAACAGGACGCCGTGCCGCTCGCAGATGGCCCCGAGCTCGTCGAGCGGCTGGTTCATCGTGGTCGAGGTGTCGCCCTGGACGATCGCGAGGACCTTCGGCCGGACGCGGGCGACGGCTTCTTCGATCGCGGACGGCGTGAACACCTGTCCCCATGCCGTCTCGATGGTGTGGACCTCGGCACCGGCACGTCCGGCGATCTCGGCGAGGAGGTGGCCGAAGCGGCCGAACACCGGGACGAGCACGCGGTCGCCCGGGGCGAGCAGGGAGACGAGCGCCGCCTCGATGCCCGCGCGCGACGTGCCGTCGACGAGCACGGTGGCGTCGTTGACGGTGCCGAACAACCGTCGGTAGAGATCCTGTGTCTCGTTCATCGTGGTGGTCATCCACGGGTCGTACTGCCCGACGAGCGGGGTCGAGAGGGCCCGGAGCACGCGCGGGTCGGCGGTGATCGGGCCCGGTCCCATGAGGAGACGAGCGGGCGGGTTCACTGGGAGCATGGTGGTTCCTCCGTTCCTGATCCGAAGATATCGGAACGATCGTTACAGGTGTGTTTCGGCGGCCACGGACACCGGCAGCGGCACGGACACCGGCAGTGGCTCGGGCACCGGCCGCGGGACGAGTTGCCCGTCGACGGCCGTGACCCCGGACTGCGCGGAGGCGATGCGCCGCCCCCGGAGCCAGGTCTCGGTGACGCGGCCCCGGGCCTGCAGTCCGGCGAACGCGGAGACCGGGTTGCGGTGCGCGAGACCGGCCACGTCGATGACCGCGGTGGCCACCGGGTCGAAGACGGCGAAGTGCGCGAGCGCACCCGGTGCGATGACGCCGCGGTCGGTGAAACCGGCGAGCGCCGCCGGACCGGTCGTGAACAGCGGCAGCAGGCGCTCGAGCGGGATGCCGCGGCGAGCCGCCTCGGTCCACACGGCACGGAAGCCGACCTGCAGCCCCGCGATCCCGCCCCACGCGAGCCCCCAGTCGTCGACCTTGAGGTCAGCGGTCGACGGCGAGTGGTCCGACACGACCATGTCGATCGTCCCGTCGAGGAGTCCCTGCCAGAGTGCGTCCCGGTTGGCGTCGTCGCGGATCGGCGGGCAGCACTTGTACTCCGTGGCGCCGTCCGGGATCGCACCGGCCTCGAACGCGAGGTAGTGCGGGCAGGTCTCGACCGTGATCCGCACGCCGTCGTCCTTCGCGGCACGGATCATCGGCAGCGCGCCGGCGTCGGACAGGTGCAGCACGTGCACGCGGGCCCCGGTCGCGCGCGCCCCGTCGATCACGCGGGCGATCGCGGACCGCTCGGCTTCGACGGGACGGGTGGCGAGGAAGTCCGCGTAGCGCTCGCCGAGGGCGTCGTGCGCGACCAGGTGGTCGGGGTCCTCGGCGTGGACGATGAGGAGCGCGTCGATGTGCGCGACCTCCGCGATCGCGGCGGCCAGCTGCTCGGCGTCGAGGTGCGGGAACTCGTCGACGCCGGACGGCGCGGTGAAGCACTTGAAGCCGAAGACGCCCGCGTCGTGCAACGCGTCGAGCGACCCGAGGCTGGCCGGGACGGCGCCGCCCCAGAACCCGACGTCGACCGCGACCCGGCCCCGGGCGCTGGCGCGCTTCACCGCGAGCGCGTCCACGGTGGTCGTCGCCGGGATCGAGTTGAGCGGCATGTCGATGATGGTCGTCACCCCGCCGAGCGCCGCGGCGCGGGTGGCGGAGGCGAATCCCTCCCACTCGGTGCGGCCCGGCTCGTTGACGTGCACGTGGGTGTCGACGAGACCGGGGAGCAGGACGTGGCCGTCCGGCACGCTCCGGTCGTCCTGCGCGTCGACGGCCGCGTCGAACGCGAGGACCGCGTCGACGCGCCCGTCACGGACGACGATCGCGGCCGGGCGGAAGGCACCGTCGACCCAGGTGCGCCGTGCGCGGAGGACGAGGTCGGCCTGGAGGCCGGTCATGCGCCCGCCCCGACCGTCGCGACCGCCGCCGGGTGGCGTTCGAACCCCGCCAGCAGTCCCGACATCGGCTTGACGGGTGGCGGCGCGTACTCGCCCCGCTTGCCCGTCGTGAGGCCGAGGCGCACGAGCGACTCGGCGAGGACCGTGGCCGCCGCGACGCCGTCGACCACCGGGGCACCGATCTCGCGCGAGACGTCGGCGCAGA
It includes:
- a CDS encoding SRPBCC family protein, with the protein product MTVSFRVVTELDAPPERAFALSLDIGAHERSMAASSERAVAGTTSGTIGLGETVTWRARHFGVVWQMTSRITALEAPHQFIDEQVRGPFARFHHVHRFEPSARGTRMVDDIEFRAPLGPLGLVAEQVALARYLPRLIAARNASLAAELRASAGD
- a CDS encoding GNAT family protein; this translates as MEPVTLRTDRLVLSVPEPTDSDDVVAYANDPDVIAYTPVPVPYGHAEAKHWISEVVRPGWTAGTRYEFGVRRADDLRLLGTVGLFGFVDGAAEIGYAMHPDGRGNGFMTEAARAVLDWAFAPEPHGLGFARVQWRAIATNTPSAAIAERLGLRYEGRLRSGVFHRGERHDQLIAAVLRDDDRSAPTVWPTA
- a CDS encoding SIS domain-containing protein, which codes for MSTAGPDVRARIDSVWEQLSPAERRVAAMVRHDPELLLVGTSAELAAESGTSKATVSRLVRSLGFQDAAEVRQNLMSARGSGLPWAAEDAAHVDQRAVESRNLDAAFASLARADRPRLARRIVRARRVLVVGERGAYPIALQLRAQLAQVRPDVRIGPAPGQRLGEEVADLDRRDLVVIVTVRRHASGVGRLVGHCVGTGADVVVLGDPTAAVIAAPAATAILCPVDSPSAFDSMAALFAVVAAIANDVYEASGPSGRTRVDAVANAYDALGELTAP
- a CDS encoding alanine--glyoxylate aminotransferase family protein; translated protein: MLPVNPPARLLMGPGPITADPRVLRALSTPLVGQYDPWMTTTMNETQDLYRRLFGTVNDATVLVDGTSRAGIEAALVSLLAPGDRVLVPVFGRFGHLLAEIAGRAGAEVHTIETAWGQVFTPSAIEEAVARVRPKVLAIVQGDTSTTMNQPLDELGAICERHGVLFYTDATATIGGNPLEVDAWGIDAVSAGLQKCLGGPSGSAPLTLSPKAVSVLDGRRSVEAGIREPGDEVSDDPIRSNYLDLAMILDYWGPRRLNHHTEAASMLYAANECARILLEEGRAAVIARHETAGRAMLAGVQALGLGVFGDLGHKMHNVVAVEIPSDVVGDEVRAAMLDDHGIEIGTSFGPLHGKVWRIGTMGYNARKDTVVTTLAALEHALRRAGHAVPHGGGVDAALDVYAALGVHAGTPADVTAAGVPA
- a CDS encoding allantoate amidohydrolase; translation: MSDTPVLTATDLGAVDAGLVARWCDELALVTEETGRITRVYLSPEHARVNTLVAGWMEDAGLRTWQDAAGNLHGRVDGAAPDAAVLLLGSHLDTVVDAGRYDGIVGVLMAIRTVARLTADGPLPVALEVIAFSDEEGTRFGKALLGSSAVAGVWDEAWWDLRDGAGVTLRDAFTDFGLEPDRVAEAAVDPSAVVGYLEAHIEQGPYLEQAGQALGVVTSIASARRFTVEAVGEARHAGGTPYERRHDALLAAAEAALAVERICRATQHVGTVGTMTVEPGAVNVVPGLARFSVDLRGEFDEGRDRVWDELTKAFTLIGERRGVSVTPTEVHRAPAVFCAPRLMDAVRAGIESTGESQPMELFSRAGHDAMSLGLVTDVAMLFLRNPDGISHHPDEFVSTEDIALGLDALAVAVERAARA
- a CDS encoding dipeptidase, which gives rise to MTFDALPFPVIDGHNDLPWERRDGHDSGVEGIDSEDGSLHTDLPKLRAGGVVGQFWSVFVPADDPDPVRTTLQQVDVAHRIIERYPESLALARTAVEVRAAIDSGRIASLLGAEGGHSIGDDLAVLRTLARLGVRYMTLTHNDDTPWADSATGAREHGGLTDRGREVVAEMERIGMLVDLSHTAPATMRDALDVATQPVVFSHSSTVGVNDHPRNVPDDVLARLADNGGVVMITFVPQFVSRAWAEWEDGGSVGAAPLVTVSDVADHVEHARAVAGAAHIGLGGDYDGTPVLPPDLRDVSRYPVLAAELQRRGWAADELRALAGGNVLRVLEETDERFARTAFVR
- the allB gene encoding allantoinase AllB; its protein translation is MTGLQADLVLRARRTWVDGAFRPAAIVVRDGRVDAVLAFDAAVDAQDDRSVPDGHVLLPGLVDTHVHVNEPGRTEWEGFASATRAAALGGVTTIIDMPLNSIPATTTVDALAVKRASARGRVAVDVGFWGGAVPASLGSLDALHDAGVFGFKCFTAPSGVDEFPHLDAEQLAAAIAEVAHIDALLIVHAEDPDHLVAHDALGERYADFLATRPVEAERSAIARVIDGARATGARVHVLHLSDAGALPMIRAAKDDGVRITVETCPHYLAFEAGAIPDGATEYKCCPPIRDDANRDALWQGLLDGTIDMVVSDHSPSTADLKVDDWGLAWGGIAGLQVGFRAVWTEAARRGIPLERLLPLFTTGPAALAGFTDRGVIAPGALAHFAVFDPVATAVIDVAGLAHRNPVSAFAGLQARGRVTETWLRGRRIASAQSGVTAVDGQLVPRPVPEPLPVSVPLPVSVAAETHL